In the Drosophila biarmipes strain raj3 chromosome X, RU_DBia_V1.1, whole genome shotgun sequence genome, one interval contains:
- the LOC108025620 gene encoding leucine-rich repeat-containing protein 20 isoform X2 translates to MAHLVVKVIERCENANENANLDLSSCELMQIPDAVYHLMRNTELVTCNLSGNVLKSVSPKFSQKFSTITDLNLSHNKLSRLPEEFASLTALTRLNISHNSFIVLPQVVFKLQSLASLDAQNNAILEIDTDEAIASDCLALVDLRNNPLSRNCRRKLQDFKTSFRLEISKEVEDDW, encoded by the exons ATGGCGCACCTGGTGGTGAAGGTGATTGAGCGCTGTGAGAACGCCAACGAAAACGCCAATTTAG ATCTTTCGAGCTGTGAACTGATGCAGATACCAGATGCAGTCTACCACCTGATGCGGAACACAGAGCTGGTGACCTGCAACCTCAGCGGCAACGTGCTCAAGAGCGTGTCGCCAAAGTTCTCGCAGAAGTTCAGCACCATCACAG acctgaatctttcgcacaACAAGCTCTCGAGGCTGCCGGAGGAGTTCGCCAGCCTGACCGCGCTGACCAGGCTGAACATCTCACACAACTCCTTCATAGTCCTACCACAAGTAGTCTTTAAGCTTCAGAGTCTCGCCAGCCTGGATGCCCAGAACAATGCCATATTGG AAATCGATACCGATGAGGCCATCGCCAGCGACTGCCTGGCCCTGGTCGATCTGCGCAACAATCCGCTGAGCAGAAACTGCAGACGCAAGCTGCAGGACTTCAAGACCTCCTTCCGCCTCGAGATCTCCAAGGAAGTCGAGGACGACTGGTAA